From a region of the Molothrus ater isolate BHLD 08-10-18 breed brown headed cowbird chromosome 27, BPBGC_Mater_1.1, whole genome shotgun sequence genome:
- the RAPGEFL1 gene encoding rap guanine nucleotide exchange factor-like 1, whose translation MKPLEKLLKKPGSHLPVRPAAPPGQVPGPGSVPAQRRQSLSRPPASPEEPAGPAGPVPGGEGRWLELRPPDAPLRSPEDPSPGCDRDRDREREREPPSPEPPPAARCCCGCGCAPAAPAPPERLLAALLDRLPAAAHGRGCGAESLLDDIVLTHSLFLPTERFLQQLHQHFVLAAGSPPARWEEGSGLRRKRAVLAVLLHFLETYKGLLQEEESAGKVIKELYLLIMKDTSLYHELEDEIIKLHQLVETVELKVADETPPPNKQVKPLFRHFRRIDSCLQTRVAFRGSDEIFCRVYMPDHSYVTIRSRLSASVQDILASVTEKLQYSEEQSARGDALILVTVASSGEKAVLQPSEECVFTTLGINSHLFACTRDTFDSLVPLPEEIQVVPGDTEIHRAEPEDVANHLTAFHWELFRCIHEVEFVDYVFHGERGRRETANLELLLQRCSEVQHWVGTELLLCEALGKRAHLLKKLIKIAAMCKQNQDMLSFYAIVIGLNNAAISRLRLTWEKLPGKFKNLFRKFENLTDPCRNHKTYREVLAKMKPPLIPFVPLILKDLTFLHEGSKTLLDGLVNVEKLHCIAEKVRTVRKYRSRPLCLELEASPAQLQTKAYVRQLRVIDNQNLLFELSYKLEPGSQ comes from the exons ATGAAGCCGCTGGAGAAGTTGCTGAAGAAGCCGGGCTCGCACCTGCCCGtccgccccgccgcccccccggGGCAGGTACCGGGGCCGGGGTCGGTGCCGGCGCAGCGGCGGCAGAGCCTGTCGCGCCCGCCCGCCTCCCCCGAGGAGCCGGCGGGGCCCGCGGGGCCGGTACCGGGGGGCGAGGGCCGCTGGCTGGAGCTACGGCCGCCCGAtgctccgctccgctccccggAGGATCCGTCACCGGGCTGCGACCGCGATCGGGaccgggagcgggagcgggagccGCCgagcccggagccgccgcccgccgcccggtgctgctgcggctgcggctgcgcccccgccgcgcccgcgccCCCCGAGCGGCTCCTGGCCGCGCTCCTCGACCGACTGCCGGCGGCTGCACACGGGAGGGGCTGCGGGGCAG agTCGCTGCTGGATGACATCGTGCTCACCCACTCGCTGTTCCTGCCCACCGAGcgcttcctgcagcagctgcaccagca CTTTGTGCTGGCGGCGGGCAGCCCCCCGGCGCGCTGGGAGGAGGGCTCGGGGCTGCGGCGCAAGCGGGCGGTGCTGGCCGTGCTGCTGCACTTCCTCGAGACCTACAaggggctcctgcaggaggaggagagcgcCGGGAAGGTCATCAAG GAGCTTTACCTGCTCATCATGAAGGACACGTCCCTGTACCACGAGCTGGAGGACGAGATCATCAAGCTGCACCAGCTCGTGGAGACTGTGGAGCTCAA GGTGGCCGAcgagaccccccccccaaacaaGCAGGTGAAGCCGCTGTTCCGGCATTTCCGCCGCATCGACTCCTGCCTGCAGACCCGGGTGGCATTCCGGGGTTCTGACGAGA TTTTCTGCCGTGTGTACATGCCCGACCACTCGTACGTCACCATCCGCAGCCGCCTGTCGGCCTCGGTGCAGGACATCCTGGCCTCGGTCACCGAGAAGCTGCAGTACTCGGAGGAGCAGAGCGCCCGCGGGGACGCCCTCATCCTCGTCACCGTGGCCTCGTCCGGAG AGAAAGCGGTGCTGCAGCCCAGCGAGGAGTGCGTGTTCACCACCCTGGGCATCAACAGCCACCTCTTTGCCTGCACCAGGGACACTTTCGACTCCCTG GTGCCACTGCCCGAGGAGATCCAGGTGGTGCCAGGAGACACCGAGATCCACCGAGCCGAGCCCGAGGATGTGGCCAACCACCTGACAGCCTTCCACTGGGAGCTCTTCCGCTGCATCCACGAG GTGGAATTTGTGGATTACGTGTTCCacggggagcggggccggcgggagACGGCgaacctggagctgctgctgcagcgcTGCAGCGAGGTGCAGCACTGGGTGGGcacggagctgctgctctgcgAGGCGCTGGGCAAGCGCGCCCACCTGCTCAAGAAGCTCATCAAGATCGCTGCCAT GTGCAAGCAGAACCAGGACATGCTCTCCTTCTACGCCATCGTCATCGGCCTCAACAACGCCGCCATCAGCCGCCTGCGCCTCACCTGGGAG AAGCTCCCAGGGAAATTCAAGAATCTGTTTCGGAAGTTTGAGAACCTGACG gACCCCTGCAGGAACCACAAAACCTACCGGGAGGTGCTGGCCAAGATGAAGCCCCCGCTCATCCCCTTCGTGCCTCTCATCCTCAAAG ATCTGACCTTCCTGCATGAAGGCAGCAAAACCCTCCTGGACGGGCTGGTCAACGTGGAGAAACTG cactgcaTCGCTGAGAAAGTGAGAACCGTGAGGAAGTACCGGAGCCGCCCCCTCT GCCTGGAGCTGGAGgcgtccccagcccagctgcagaccAAGGCCTACGTGCGGCAGCTGCGCGTCATCGACAACCAGAACCTGCTCTTCGAGCTCTCCTACAAGCTGGAACCTGGCAGCCAGTGA